Genomic segment of Sphingopyxis lindanitolerans:
GGCTGTGCTGCGAGACGCGCGGGCCGATGTCGCCGTCGAAACTCTCGATGACGCTTCCCGGTGCGCAGTCGTGCAGCGCCCGGACGCACAGGCCCAGCGCGGCGTCGCGACAAACCGCGAGCAGCGGCGCGGGCGCCGCCGGGTCGGGCACGAACTTGCACGACGAACTGAACATTCACCACCCCCCGATCGCGCCGTGCCCCCACAGGCGGCGCCGCGGCCCCTAATCCGAATCGTTTAGCGCGAATATCTTATGGAATCGTAGCCTGTTCTGTCCGTGATCGCGATCATAGCGGATATCGTCCATCGTCGCGCGCACGATATGAAGGCCGAGCCCGCCGATCGGACGGTCCTCGATCGCCAGGCCGGTGTCGGGCGCCGCCGCCGCGAGCGGGTTGAACGCGATGCCGTCGTCGACGATCTCGCCCGCGATCCGCCCCTCGGCGACGTGCAGCGCGACCGTGACGGTCGGCTCGCCCTCACGGGCGCCATGGGCGAAGATATTGCTGACGATCTCGTCGAGCGCGACGAGCATCTGCGCCGCGGCGCGATCGGGAACCGCATTGCCTGCGAGAAAAGCC
This window contains:
- a CDS encoding ATP-binding protein, which produces MATEYNCTLSDSRAGLQALMDSAEAFLAGNAVPDRAAAQMLVALDEIVSNIFAHGAREGEPTVTVALHVAEGRIAGEIVDDGIAFNPLAAAAPDTGLAIEDRPIGGLGLHIVRATMDDIRYDRDHGQNRLRFHKIFALNDSD